A stretch of Thermostichus vulcanus str. 'Rupite' DNA encodes these proteins:
- a CDS encoding S41 family peptidase → MSRVRAGIPSLLRWGIRVWILGCLLWGVLGSGAGQVQASRWGEEQQLIAQAWAYVDRAYVDPAFNGQNWWQVRQRVLSRPLSERQQTYHAIEEMLATLGDPFTRFLDKEHYLSLQTSTAGELSGIGLQIAIDDQGSVRVIAPMEGTPAEQAGIQSQDEILEVNQVPVAGLSLDEVAERMRGPSGTPVTLKVKRQDRIWELELVRQSITINPVRTRFFQQPEGTIAYIRLNQFNGNAATQVRQAIQAAENQGVQGYILDLRNNPGGLLQAAIEIARFWIPSGNIVLVTDRHGIQDSIPATGDILTEAPLVVLVNQGSASASEVLAGALQDSGRAQLVGTRTFGKGLIQSLLELADGSGLAVTTAKYLTPSGHDIHRQGIQPDVVVAEGSVPLTAETLAGPEDVQLQRALQLFGQPMPLAKGRPLGQAA, encoded by the coding sequence ATGAGTCGGGTTCGAGCAGGGATCCCATCGCTGCTACGGTGGGGGATACGGGTGTGGATCCTGGGGTGTTTGCTCTGGGGTGTATTGGGGAGCGGGGCCGGCCAAGTACAGGCCAGCCGCTGGGGAGAAGAACAGCAACTGATCGCCCAGGCTTGGGCTTACGTGGATCGAGCCTATGTGGATCCGGCCTTTAACGGACAAAACTGGTGGCAGGTGCGGCAACGGGTGCTATCTAGGCCCTTGAGTGAGCGGCAGCAAACCTACCATGCCATCGAAGAGATGTTGGCAACCCTCGGGGATCCTTTTACCCGGTTTCTGGATAAGGAACACTACCTGAGCTTACAAACCTCCACCGCCGGGGAACTGAGTGGCATTGGTTTGCAAATTGCCATTGACGATCAAGGCTCGGTACGGGTGATCGCCCCGATGGAAGGCACTCCTGCCGAGCAAGCCGGGATCCAAAGCCAGGACGAAATTCTGGAGGTCAATCAGGTGCCGGTGGCCGGCTTGAGCCTAGACGAAGTGGCCGAACGGATGAGGGGCCCCAGTGGTACTCCTGTCACCCTGAAGGTGAAACGACAGGATCGCATTTGGGAGCTGGAATTGGTTCGGCAATCGATTACCATCAACCCGGTGCGCACTCGCTTTTTCCAGCAACCGGAAGGAACCATCGCCTACATTCGTCTCAACCAGTTCAACGGTAATGCTGCTACCCAAGTTCGACAAGCCATCCAAGCAGCAGAAAATCAAGGAGTACAGGGCTACATTCTCGATTTACGCAACAATCCCGGTGGACTCTTGCAGGCGGCGATTGAAATTGCTCGGTTTTGGATCCCCAGTGGCAATATTGTGCTGGTAACAGACCGCCACGGCATCCAAGACAGCATTCCTGCCACCGGAGACATTCTCACAGAGGCCCCCCTAGTGGTGTTGGTGAACCAGGGCAGTGCCAGCGCCAGCGAAGTCTTGGCAGGGGCGCTACAGGATAGTGGACGGGCTCAACTGGTGGGAACTCGCACCTTCGGCAAGGGCCTGATCCAATCCCTTTTGGAGTTGGCGGATGGTTCGGGGCTAGCGGTCACTACTGCCAAATACCTGACTCCCAGCGGCCACGACATCCATCGGCAAGGGATCCAACCGGATGTGGTGGTGGCGGAGGGATCCGTGCCCCTGACGGCGGAAACCCTAGCTGGGCCGGAGGATGTGCAGTTGCAGCGGGCTTTGCAGTTGTTTGGTCAACCAATGCCTTTGGCCAAAGGGAGACCGCTAGGACAGGCTGCCTGA
- a CDS encoding GTP-binding protein, producing the protein MEIMRIVIAGPVGSGKSSLIRTISEIEPVDTDKQATDEVSQLKRTTTVAMDFGRLQFGPNVALHLYGTPGQERFNFMWEILISKAHAFILLVSSHRPQDFLPARRILAFMRRRTQVPMIIGLSHVDHPNAWPVGEIATALGYLSPHRRPPMVPVNALDRDSAINLITALIQTYAAQQAKELQEVLSH; encoded by the coding sequence ATGGAAATCATGCGGATTGTTATTGCCGGGCCAGTTGGCTCTGGTAAGTCAAGTTTAATTCGGACAATCAGTGAAATTGAACCAGTAGATACTGACAAGCAGGCTACTGATGAGGTGAGTCAATTAAAGAGAACAACCACAGTAGCTATGGATTTTGGACGTCTACAGTTTGGCCCCAATGTAGCATTGCATCTCTATGGAACTCCTGGCCAAGAGCGGTTCAATTTCATGTGGGAAATCCTGATCTCTAAAGCCCATGCATTTATTCTACTGGTAAGCTCCCATCGACCCCAAGACTTTCTGCCGGCGCGTCGAATCCTCGCTTTTATGCGGCGACGCACTCAAGTGCCTATGATCATTGGCTTGAGTCATGTTGATCATCCCAATGCTTGGCCTGTGGGAGAAATTGCTACTGCTTTAGGGTACCTTAGTCCGCATCGACGCCCACCCATGGTACCTGTGAATGCATTGGATAGGGATTCAGCCATTAACCTCATTACTGCTCTCATTCAGACCTATGCAGCGCAGCAGGCAAAGGAGTTGCAGGAAGTCCTGAGTCACTGA
- a CDS encoding roadblock/LC7 domain-containing protein encodes MAINLGKLESTLQQFVANTASVQGTALVSPDGLTLASSLMGGMDEERVAAMSAAMLSLSERISRELSRGKVERILVEGEAGLGILTSCTQEAVLLVLADSSAKLGLLNLEIKEIVKELSSCFSSSLSTAAV; translated from the coding sequence ATGGCTATCAATCTTGGGAAATTGGAGAGTACTCTACAACAATTTGTTGCCAACACAGCTAGTGTACAGGGGACAGCTCTTGTCTCACCTGATGGCTTGACTCTTGCATCCAGTCTGATGGGAGGAATGGATGAAGAGCGTGTTGCTGCAATGTCTGCGGCAATGCTCTCTTTAAGTGAGCGCATCAGTCGAGAGTTATCTCGCGGCAAAGTGGAGCGTATTTTGGTTGAAGGAGAAGCTGGTCTTGGAATTCTCACTAGCTGTACACAAGAAGCCGTCCTTTTGGTACTTGCTGATAGCTCAGCTAAGCTAGGTCTTTTGAACTTGGAGATTAAAGAGATTGTTAAGGAGCTGTCAAGTTGCTTCAGTAGCAGCTTGAGTACCGCTGCTGTGTAG
- a CDS encoding protoglobin domain-containing protein encodes MTIEPLKLLETLARRVQLEQADKEALQGASNWGKQIASQMADVFYSYLGRDEEMNQILNSSEGRLQRLHKTFEDWFVEMFTGIDNWGKIYAERRWKIGLVHVRLGINPQHVVPAMSVVIKAVRERLRQDSQPETLENALSKVCMIDLAFMEQAYVEVSSQAVLQETGWTQALFQRLIATGAAAI; translated from the coding sequence ATGACCATTGAACCGCTTAAGCTTTTGGAAACATTAGCTCGTCGTGTACAACTGGAGCAAGCTGATAAAGAGGCATTGCAAGGTGCCTCGAATTGGGGGAAACAAATTGCATCCCAAATGGCAGATGTCTTTTACAGCTACCTGGGTAGAGATGAGGAAATGAACCAAATTCTCAATAGTAGCGAAGGGCGGTTGCAGCGCTTACACAAAACATTTGAGGATTGGTTTGTCGAAATGTTTACCGGCATCGACAACTGGGGAAAGATCTATGCTGAGCGGCGCTGGAAAATTGGACTGGTTCATGTGCGCTTAGGCATTAATCCCCAGCATGTTGTTCCGGCTATGTCGGTCGTGATCAAAGCCGTCCGTGAGCGCTTACGACAGGATAGTCAACCAGAAACTTTGGAGAATGCACTGAGCAAAGTTTGCATGATCGACTTGGCTTTTATGGAGCAGGCTTACGTGGAGGTATCTTCTCAGGCAGTTCTACAGGAAACGGGTTGGACACAGGCTCTCTTTCAACGTCTCATTGCTACAGGAGCAGCAGCGATATAG
- a CDS encoding DUF4388 domain-containing protein, whose protein sequence is MKITGYLSEFSLGELFRFLQEGQKSGCLSIQPVGEPVQLKEEVENFYIFLQHGKIVAAANRLDHQGLRTLIGHRGWLRAATIEHLLRLSANKEPLGLYLKIQGALTTEQLKLLFKQQVLTPIPKLFTLEEGYFTFDDGYPPPYAEMTGLVASPQQVALSGLRLVNSWSNLIEKLPLPTSTLMSTIRGNPPYQLTSLEWQVWEYANGTTTISDIAAVLRQPPLEIQKVGFCLITVGIVEEVFTINERYSEPVLVPGGESAEGGQLSQSFLNSLLSFLQSKVRT, encoded by the coding sequence ATGAAAATCACAGGTTACCTATCAGAGTTTTCTTTGGGTGAACTTTTCCGCTTCCTCCAAGAAGGACAAAAGTCAGGATGTTTATCTATCCAACCGGTAGGTGAACCAGTGCAATTAAAGGAGGAAGTTGAGAACTTCTACATTTTCCTACAGCATGGCAAGATTGTAGCCGCAGCAAATCGGTTGGATCACCAAGGTTTGAGAACACTGATTGGGCATCGAGGCTGGTTACGAGCTGCTACCATTGAACATTTGTTGAGACTTAGCGCTAACAAAGAACCTCTGGGGCTGTACTTGAAGATCCAAGGAGCATTGACCACAGAACAGCTGAAGCTACTGTTTAAGCAGCAGGTACTAACGCCAATTCCCAAGCTGTTTACTCTAGAGGAAGGTTATTTTACCTTTGATGATGGCTATCCTCCTCCCTATGCTGAGATGACAGGGCTTGTTGCCTCACCCCAGCAGGTGGCGCTGTCGGGCTTACGGCTAGTTAACAGCTGGTCCAACTTGATAGAGAAACTGCCGCTACCCACTTCTACTCTGATGAGTACCATTCGAGGTAACCCTCCCTATCAGTTGACTAGCTTGGAATGGCAGGTGTGGGAATATGCCAACGGCACAACGACGATCAGTGATATTGCCGCGGTTCTGCGTCAGCCCCCGCTGGAGATCCAAAAGGTGGGGTTTTGTCTGATAACTGTGGGCATTGTTGAAGAAGTTTTTACCATCAACGAACGCTACTCAGAACCAGTGCTAGTTCCTGGTGGGGAGTCAGCTGAAGGTGGCCAGTTGAGTCAGTCCTTTCTCAATTCTCTGTTGTCGTTCCTGCAATCCAAAGTTCGGACTTAG
- a CDS encoding phycobiliprotein lyase, translating into MKPLEQFHHFFNCCIGAWSTERTYHHLTRGEVERSRTEFTIRTLTPDLKHKVLADNHYPNHSVDGFLGFHLAFETVSETGEEVAQELNMLFVPQQENSRGLEGDYLRDRAYEEDRPIVATFRFDPGSLQLSMTTIYTHVVAVDSITLLNPRLRLRQILTYQRPPAGQPLHDLILVGFGVEQKLT; encoded by the coding sequence ATGAAGCCTCTTGAGCAATTTCATCACTTCTTCAACTGCTGCATTGGCGCTTGGAGCACCGAGCGAACCTATCATCACCTCACTCGCGGCGAAGTCGAGCGCTCCCGCACTGAGTTCACCATCCGTACCCTCACCCCCGACCTCAAGCACAAGGTTCTCGCCGACAATCATTACCCCAACCACAGTGTGGATGGATTTTTGGGCTTTCACCTCGCCTTCGAGACCGTTTCTGAAACCGGAGAAGAGGTGGCGCAGGAGCTAAACATGCTATTCGTGCCGCAGCAGGAAAACTCAAGGGGCCTAGAGGGGGATTATCTGCGGGATCGGGCCTATGAAGAAGATCGACCGATTGTCGCCACCTTTCGCTTTGATCCCGGATCCCTGCAATTGAGCATGACCACCATTTACACCCACGTGGTTGCCGTAGACTCCATTACTTTGCTCAATCCCCGCCTGCGCCTGCGGCAGATTCTCACCTATCAGCGTCCCCCAGCAGGCCAACCTCTACACGATCTGATCTTGGTGGGGTTTGGAGTAGAACAGAAACTGACTTAA
- the ybeY gene encoding rRNA maturation RNase YbeY: protein MDGFLDLYLQFNIPSPIEEATWHDWFEIWLRELGVKTPCELSLCLTSDDHIRELNREFRQIDEPTDVLAFAAQEMLAPVGIREVSGVRLLGDIVISVQTARLQAKAQGHRLSDELAWLATHGLLHLLGWDHPDELSLQRMLQQQRQLLSAIQLGSEVTHGQ, encoded by the coding sequence ATGGATGGATTCCTGGATCTGTACCTACAGTTCAACATCCCAAGTCCAATCGAAGAAGCCACCTGGCATGATTGGTTTGAGATTTGGTTGCGGGAGCTAGGGGTGAAAACCCCATGTGAACTGAGCCTTTGCCTCACCTCCGATGATCACATCCGCGAGCTCAACCGGGAGTTTCGCCAAATCGATGAGCCCACCGATGTGTTGGCCTTTGCTGCCCAAGAAATGCTTGCTCCCGTCGGGATCCGTGAAGTGTCGGGAGTACGGCTGCTGGGGGATATCGTGATTTCGGTACAGACGGCCCGTCTGCAGGCCAAGGCTCAGGGGCACCGTCTCTCGGATGAGCTGGCTTGGTTGGCCACCCACGGGTTGCTTCACCTACTGGGGTGGGATCACCCGGATGAACTCTCCCTACAGCGGATGTTGCAGCAACAACGGCAATTGCTGTCGGCAATCCAATTAGGCTCGGAGGTAACCCATGGCCAGTAG
- the petD gene encoding cytochrome b6-f complex subunit IV — protein sequence MAVSKQVVATEAITRKVDLDNPKVVAKLKKNMGHMTYGEPAWPNDLLYMFPVVILGTIGLIVALSVMDPAGVGEPADPFATPLEILPEWYLYPAFHLLRIAPNKLLGIALMSAIPVGLLFVPFIENVNKFQNPLRRPVATTVFLIGTLVTLYLGIGATLPLDKWVTLGLF from the coding sequence ATGGCTGTCTCAAAGCAGGTTGTGGCTACCGAAGCGATTACCCGTAAGGTTGACCTCGACAATCCCAAGGTAGTAGCCAAGCTGAAGAAAAACATGGGCCACATGACCTATGGTGAGCCCGCTTGGCCCAATGATTTGCTCTATATGTTCCCGGTGGTGATCCTGGGCACGATTGGTTTGATAGTCGCACTCTCGGTGATGGATCCGGCGGGTGTAGGAGAGCCTGCGGATCCCTTTGCCACTCCTCTGGAAATTTTGCCGGAGTGGTATCTCTACCCTGCTTTCCACCTGTTGCGCATTGCGCCGAACAAGCTCTTGGGGATTGCCTTGATGTCGGCCATTCCTGTTGGTTTGCTGTTTGTGCCCTTCATTGAAAACGTCAACAAGTTCCAAAACCCGCTGCGTCGTCCGGTGGCCACCACGGTGTTCCTGATTGGCACTTTGGTTACCCTCTACTTGGGCATCGGTGCAACTCTACCTTTGGATAAGTGGGTGACTCTGGGCCTGTTCTGA
- the petB gene encoding cytochrome b6, which produces MSKVYDWLDERLEITPFVDDATGKFIPPHVNIFYCLGGVTLVCFLIQFATGFAMTFYYRPTVAEAFESVNYIMTQVNFGWLLRSIHRWSASMMVLMMILHTFRVYLTGGFKKPRELTWVTGVILAVLTVSFGVTGYSLPWDQVGYWAVKIVSGVPSAIPVVGDLLVQLIRGGEAVGQGTLTRFYSLHTFVLPWLIAVFMTMHFLMIRRQGISGPL; this is translated from the coding sequence ATGAGCAAAGTTTACGACTGGTTGGACGAGCGGCTGGAGATCACGCCTTTTGTCGACGATGCAACTGGGAAATTCATTCCGCCTCACGTTAACATCTTCTACTGCCTGGGCGGGGTAACCCTAGTGTGCTTCTTAATTCAGTTTGCCACGGGCTTCGCCATGACCTTCTACTACCGTCCGACGGTGGCGGAGGCCTTTGAATCGGTTAATTACATCATGACCCAGGTGAACTTCGGTTGGTTGTTGCGTTCCATCCATCGCTGGAGCGCCTCCATGATGGTGTTGATGATGATTTTGCACACCTTCCGGGTCTACCTAACGGGGGGGTTCAAGAAGCCCCGCGAGCTGACCTGGGTGACCGGTGTGATTTTGGCGGTGCTGACGGTTTCTTTTGGTGTGACCGGCTACTCCCTACCCTGGGATCAGGTGGGCTATTGGGCGGTCAAGATCGTCTCCGGTGTGCCCAGTGCTATTCCGGTGGTGGGTGACCTGTTGGTACAGCTCATCCGGGGAGGTGAAGCTGTGGGCCAAGGGACGTTGACCCGCTTCTACAGTCTGCACACCTTTGTGTTGCCTTGGTTGATCGCTGTCTTCATGACCATGCACTTTTTGATGATCCGTCGCCAAGGCATTTCCGGGCCTTTGTGA
- a CDS encoding diacylglycerol kinase family protein, with translation MGDVQRDPSPKAVDPWQRPPSWRVATNLGKSFYYAGKGLLYAMCTQRNFRIHMAVAAVAFALGFGLRLSAVEMALISLATGLVMALELVNTALEAVVDLTLGNKYHLLAAIAKDCAAGAVLIAAVVALLVAAWLFLPPLLLLLQNGSGAVK, from the coding sequence CTGGGAGATGTTCAGAGGGATCCCTCCCCAAAGGCTGTGGATCCCTGGCAACGACCTCCCTCCTGGCGGGTGGCGACGAACCTGGGCAAAAGCTTTTACTATGCGGGCAAAGGCTTGCTATACGCTATGTGCACCCAACGGAACTTCCGCATTCATATGGCGGTGGCGGCAGTAGCTTTTGCGCTGGGCTTTGGCTTGAGGCTAAGTGCCGTGGAGATGGCCCTGATCAGTTTGGCGACAGGATTGGTCATGGCTTTGGAGTTGGTGAATACTGCCCTGGAAGCAGTGGTGGATCTAACGTTGGGCAACAAATACCATCTCCTGGCGGCGATCGCCAAAGATTGTGCGGCAGGAGCAGTCCTGATTGCAGCAGTAGTAGCCTTGCTGGTGGCGGCTTGGCTGTTTCTGCCTCCCCTACTACTGCTGCTGCAGAATGGCTCGGGGGCAGTAAAGTAA
- the thrB gene encoding homoserine kinase has product MVKEQVQVIVPATTANLGPGFDCIGAALDLHNRFQFREIPSGLSIHYRGGDHVSQSKDNLVYRAFSRAFELLSKPVPGVEIEITLNVPLSRGLGSSATAIVGGLLGANAIGGLNLAPETLLQLAIALEGHPDNVVPALQGSCQLCVQGQQGQWVFCPIEWHESIGLLAVVPNFKLSTQAAREILPKSVSLADAVFSSSHLGLLIRSLQLGRVDWLRVALQDRLHQPARLELITGFKTVQAAAQAAGAYGVVISGAGPTLLALCAPDDRERVGSAMVSAWAQLDIEAEAKLLNLDRQGGRVLEVP; this is encoded by the coding sequence TTGGTGAAAGAGCAAGTACAGGTGATCGTCCCGGCTACCACCGCCAATTTGGGGCCAGGTTTCGATTGCATCGGTGCAGCCTTGGATCTCCACAATCGCTTCCAATTCCGCGAGATCCCTTCTGGCCTCAGCATTCACTATCGCGGGGGCGACCATGTCAGCCAGAGTAAAGACAACCTCGTCTACCGGGCCTTCAGCCGCGCCTTTGAGTTGCTGAGTAAACCGGTGCCGGGGGTAGAAATTGAAATTACCCTGAATGTCCCCCTTTCCCGTGGGTTGGGCAGCTCTGCCACCGCTATTGTTGGGGGGTTACTAGGGGCCAATGCCATTGGGGGGCTTAACCTAGCTCCGGAAACCCTGCTGCAACTGGCCATCGCCCTCGAGGGTCATCCAGACAATGTGGTACCCGCTTTGCAGGGCAGTTGTCAGTTGTGCGTACAGGGGCAGCAAGGGCAATGGGTGTTTTGCCCGATCGAGTGGCACGAGAGCATTGGCCTCTTGGCGGTGGTGCCCAACTTTAAGCTGTCCACCCAAGCTGCCCGCGAGATCCTGCCCAAATCGGTGAGCCTAGCGGATGCGGTGTTTTCCAGCAGCCATCTGGGGCTGTTGATTCGCAGCTTACAATTGGGCCGTGTGGACTGGCTGAGGGTAGCCCTGCAGGATCGTCTGCATCAACCGGCTCGTTTGGAATTGATCACCGGGTTCAAAACCGTTCAAGCTGCTGCACAGGCCGCCGGAGCCTACGGGGTGGTGATCAGTGGCGCTGGCCCCACCCTTTTGGCCCTTTGTGCTCCCGATGACCGAGAACGGGTGGGATCCGCCATGGTCAGTGCCTGGGCGCAACTGGATATTGAAGCAGAGGCCAAACTGCTCAACCTAGACCGGCAGGGTGGGCGGGTGCTGGAAGTTCCCTAG